The Fusobacterium necrophorum subsp. necrophorum genome has a window encoding:
- a CDS encoding ABC transporter ATP-binding protein: MEEILRVENLSVRYYAASGKRQTGIQNINFSLQEGEIYGIIGESGSGKSTLLLAILGLLEDKAEIKGKIFYRGKEIQNLSEKEKKKIRFEEIAVVFQNQLDRLNPSLTVEEQILEIIRKKFQKKEEQEKRLLELFQMLHLDVSLRKKYPHQLSGGMRQRVFIAMGLALKPKILLIDEPTTALDPELKQQILELFQKIYKEYGMTMLIVSHDLEVIEKLSQKMLVFLRGSLLERGNTTDILEEARHPYTAALLQSSPYLNEWKDLWGIVEEEERHSCPFYERCTQKVKECLQYIPNLKVEEEGVACLKKGLETVLTAKNMSKNFQEGKKKIEAVKDCSLRIRHREIVVLLGKSGSGKTTLLGLLSGLLPKEEGELCYLGEVIEKNDLLSREHCIQIVEQDPFSSTNPFLSVEEVIAEPHRILYKKNLVFFRETVIKYLKKVGLESGEEFLKKKMNELSGGQRQKVAIARAISMQPKLLLADEITSMLDDSSKVNIMRLLKQLQYDIGFSMLFVTHDVILAKKIADYVYYMEKGEIVRKGSVRKVFCQTEERKYEYQ, from the coding sequence ATGCTGCTTCCGGCAAAAGACAAACAGGAATTCAAAATATTAACTTTTCTCTGCAAGAAGGAGAAATATACGGCATTATAGGGGAGTCGGGAAGTGGAAAAAGTACTCTTCTATTAGCTATTTTAGGTTTGTTGGAGGATAAGGCGGAAATAAAGGGAAAAATTTTTTATCGAGGAAAAGAAATTCAAAATTTATCCGAAAAGGAAAAGAAAAAAATACGCTTTGAAGAAATTGCCGTGGTTTTTCAAAATCAACTGGATAGATTGAATCCCTCTTTGACAGTAGAAGAACAAATACTGGAAATCATTCGAAAAAAATTTCAAAAAAAAGAGGAGCAGGAGAAGCGATTACTGGAATTGTTTCAAATGCTTCACTTAGATGTTTCTCTTAGAAAAAAATATCCCCATCAATTATCCGGAGGAATGAGACAGAGAGTTTTTATTGCCATGGGTTTAGCCTTAAAGCCAAAGATACTTCTCATTGATGAACCTACCACGGCTTTGGATCCGGAACTAAAACAGCAGATATTGGAACTGTTTCAAAAAATTTATAAGGAATATGGAATGACGATGTTGATCGTTTCTCATGATTTGGAAGTCATAGAGAAATTATCTCAAAAGATGCTTGTCTTTCTTCGGGGTTCCCTTTTGGAGCGAGGAAATACGACAGATATTTTGGAAGAGGCAAGACATCCTTATACGGCAGCTCTTTTGCAGTCCAGTCCCTACCTAAATGAGTGGAAAGATTTGTGGGGAATTGTGGAAGAAGAAGAAAGACATTCCTGTCCTTTTTATGAAAGGTGTACACAAAAAGTGAAAGAGTGTTTGCAATATATTCCGAATTTAAAAGTGGAAGAAGAGGGAGTTGCTTGCTTGAAAAAAGGATTGGAAACGGTACTGACGGCAAAAAATATGTCAAAAAATTTTCAAGAAGGGAAGAAGAAAATAGAAGCTGTCAAAGATTGCTCACTTCGAATACGACATCGAGAAATTGTTGTCTTATTGGGAAAATCCGGTTCGGGAAAGACGACTCTTTTGGGACTTCTTTCGGGATTGCTCCCGAAAGAGGAGGGAGAGTTGTGTTATTTGGGAGAAGTCATAGAGAAAAACGATTTGCTTTCTCGGGAACATTGCATACAGATAGTGGAGCAGGATCCTTTTTCCTCCACCAATCCTTTTTTAAGTGTGGAAGAGGTTATCGCAGAACCGCACAGGATTTTGTATAAGAAAAATTTAGTATTTTTTCGAGAAACTGTGATAAAATATTTGAAAAAAGTGGGTTTGGAAAGCGGAGAAGAGTTTTTAAAAAAGAAAATGAATGAATTGTCAGGAGGACAGAGGCAGAAAGTGGCGATTGCAAGAGCCATTTCCATGCAACCTAAATTACTATTGGCAGATGAAATCACTTCCATGTTGGACGATTCCAGTAAGGTCAATATTATGCGATTGTTGAAACAATTGCAATATGATATAGGATTTTCGATGCTTTTTGTTACTCATGATGTCATTCTTGCGAAAAAAATCGCAGATTATGTGTATTATATGGAGAAAGGGGAAATTGTAAGAAAAGGGAGTGTGAGAAAAGTCTTCTGTCAAACAGAGGAAAGGAAATATGAATATCAATGA
- a CDS encoding PadR family transcriptional regulator has protein sequence MNINERSKFKHLTAFVLVILAEQKFSPREIHDLLLREFPGFVRDMSTLYRCLSTMEKEGLLSVEWHLPVGGAAKKIYSITEQGWNALKEWKEDIEIRKHNFEVFLRKFSELLKEEK, from the coding sequence ATGAATATCAATGAAAGGTCGAAATTTAAGCATTTAACTGCTTTTGTTTTAGTGATTTTAGCAGAACAGAAGTTCAGTCCACGAGAAATACACGATTTATTGTTGAGAGAGTTCCCCGGTTTTGTTCGGGATATGTCCACTTTATATCGTTGTTTAAGTACTATGGAAAAAGAGGGCTTATTAAGTGTTGAATGGCATCTTCCGGTGGGAGGGGCGGCCAAGAAAATATATAGTATTACTGAGCAGGGGTGGAATGCTCTAAAGGAATGGAAAGAAGATATTGAAATACGAAAACATAATTTTGAAGTTTTTCTGAGAAAATTTTCAGAATTGTTAAAGGAGGAAAAGTAA
- a CDS encoding class I SAM-dependent methyltransferase: MKMENFEKMLASDRHQGNMEQIWDEKSAWFFHRTEKSKENFANRLVFRLIRDRALLQENFRILDIGCGTGRHLLEFSKHSSCLTGTDISSKMLTYAREKLSKVSDLYLLHGNWMELFQTEKEYDFVFASMTPAISLVEHIERMCFISKKYCMMERFVSHRDSVREEIQEMLGRVLNRLHQNEKEYSYAVWNIVWNLGYFPEILYETEEYEEEKTVEEYLEQIECSKEEEKKIREFLKSREKNGKILGSHKTRRAVILWDVRER, encoded by the coding sequence TTGAAGATGGAAAATTTTGAAAAAATGCTCGCTTCCGATAGACATCAAGGGAATATGGAGCAAATATGGGATGAAAAAAGTGCCTGGTTTTTCCATAGAACGGAAAAGTCAAAGGAGAATTTTGCAAATCGTTTGGTATTTCGATTGATACGAGATAGAGCATTATTGCAAGAAAATTTTCGTATATTGGATATTGGTTGTGGAACGGGAAGACATTTACTGGAATTTTCAAAGCATAGCTCTTGTTTGACAGGGACGGATATTTCTTCCAAAATGTTAACTTATGCAAGAGAAAAGCTATCAAAAGTTTCGGATTTATATTTACTGCATGGAAATTGGATGGAGTTGTTTCAAACGGAAAAGGAATATGACTTTGTATTTGCCAGCATGACTCCTGCCATTTCTTTGGTGGAACACATTGAAAGAATGTGTTTTATATCCAAAAAATATTGTATGATGGAGAGGTTTGTTTCTCATCGAGATAGTGTTCGAGAGGAAATTCAGGAAATGTTGGGAAGAGTTCTGAATCGTTTGCATCAAAACGAAAAGGAATATAGCTATGCAGTTTGGAATATTGTTTGGAATTTAGGATATTTTCCGGAAATTTTGTATGAAACGGAAGAATATGAAGAAGAAAAAACAGTAGAAGAGTATTTGGAACAAATTGAATGCAGCAAAGAAGAAGAGAAAAAAATTCGGGAATTTTTAAAGAGCAGAGAAAAAAATGGAAAGATTTTGGGCTCTCATAAAACTAGAAGAGCTGTTATTTTATGGGATGTTCGAGAAAGATAA
- a CDS encoding toxin-antitoxin system YwqK family antitoxin has protein sequence MNNQYNQDGKKEGLWVKLYDNGVIQEERNYVNGVREGVYKSYYANGQLEIIKNYKNGNLHGSYETFYNDGKISSRHALIDGRIIGKYEEFYPNGNLKSCSEYVGDSTTPIKTVKYFPNGEKKMEANLKKGFLFGAYKEYHSNGVVYKIATYGEKGKLEGAYQEFNAEGILIKECTYKNGQEI, from the coding sequence ATGAATAATCAGTATAATCAAGACGGAAAAAAAGAAGGTCTATGGGTCAAGTTATATGATAATGGTGTCATTCAGGAAGAAAGAAATTATGTGAATGGTGTTCGTGAGGGAGTCTATAAATCCTACTACGCAAATGGTCAACTGGAAATTATTAAAAACTACAAAAATGGAAATTTACACGGTTCTTATGAAACTTTTTATAATGACGGAAAAATAAGTTCTCGGCACGCTCTCATTGATGGAAGAATCATCGGAAAATATGAAGAATTCTATCCCAACGGCAATTTAAAGTCTTGCTCTGAATACGTTGGAGATTCTACTACACCTATAAAAACTGTCAAATATTTTCCGAATGGAGAAAAGAAAATGGAAGCAAATTTGAAGAAAGGATTTCTTTTCGGAGCTTATAAAGAATACCATTCCAATGGTGTTGTTTATAAGATAGCAACATATGGGGAAAAAGGAAAATTGGAAGGTGCCTACCAAGAATTTAATGCGGAAGGTATCTTAATCAAAGAATGTACTTACAAAAATGGACAAGAAATATAA
- a CDS encoding metal-sensing transcriptional repressor, translated as MKQCIDSHKVHARLKKIQGQVNGISNMIDQDIPCEDILIQINAVKSAIHKVGQIILEGHLDHCVRDAINEGKADEAIERFSKAVSYFANLK; from the coding sequence ATGAAGCAATGTATTGACTCACATAAAGTTCACGCCAGATTGAAAAAAATTCAAGGACAGGTCAATGGAATTTCAAATATGATTGATCAAGATATTCCTTGTGAAGATATTCTAATTCAAATCAATGCTGTAAAAAGTGCCATTCATAAAGTAGGGCAAATTATTTTAGAGGGACATTTGGATCACTGTGTTCGAGACGCGATTAACGAGGGAAAAGCCGATGAAGCCATTGAAAGATTTTCAAAGGCGGTTTCCTATTTTGCAAACTTAAAATAA
- a CDS encoding molecular chaperone GroES: MKIKPLGKRVLVQLKEKEEVTKSGIILSGAKDKEVSNIGKVIAVSKEVEEITVGMELIFEKYAGTEIEDGDEKYLVVDMDHVLAVIE; the protein is encoded by the coding sequence ATGAAGATAAAACCATTGGGAAAGAGAGTTTTGGTTCAACTCAAAGAAAAGGAAGAAGTGACAAAGAGCGGAATTATTTTGTCAGGAGCGAAAGATAAAGAAGTGTCAAATATCGGAAAAGTCATTGCAGTGTCGAAAGAAGTGGAAGAAATCACAGTCGGAATGGAACTTATTTTTGAAAAATATGCAGGAACAGAAATTGAAGATGGAGATGAAAAGTATCTAGTAGTGGATATGGATCATGTATTGGCAGTGATTGAATAG
- the groL gene encoding chaperonin GroEL (60 kDa chaperone family; promotes refolding of misfolded polypeptides especially under stressful conditions; forms two stacked rings of heptamers to form a barrel-shaped 14mer; ends can be capped by GroES; misfolded proteins enter the barrel where they are refolded when GroES binds) produces the protein MAKILKFNTEARKKLEEGMNTLADAVKITLGPRGRNVVLEKSYGAPLITNDGVSIAKEIELEDPFENMGAQLLKEVAIKSNDVAGDGTTTATILAQAIVKEGLKMLSAGANPMFLKRGIEAASKEAINCLKKRAKGIASNSEIAQVASISAGDEEIGKLIAEAMQKVGETGVITVEEAKSLETTLEVVEGMQFDKGYVSPYMVTDAERMTAELENPFILVTDKKISSMKEILPILEKTVQTSRPVLMIVDDLEGEALTTLVINKLRGTLNVVAVKAPAFGDRRKAMLQDISILTGATLISEETGKRLEEMELEDLGRAKTVKVTKDSTVIVDGAGNSEEIQVRVQQVKTQIEESNSEYDTEKLKERLAKLSGGVAVIRVGAATEVEMKERKLRIEDALNATRAAVEEGIVSGGGSILLQLVSDMKDYQREGEEGMGVEIVKKAFEAPMKQIAENSGVNGGVVIEKIKSSPDGYGFDAKTESYVDMMSAGIIDPAKVTRSAIQNAASIASLILTTEVLVVNKKEESAAGNPVNPMMNGMM, from the coding sequence ATGGCGAAAATATTAAAATTTAATACGGAAGCGCGAAAAAAATTGGAAGAAGGAATGAATACTCTGGCAGATGCGGTAAAAATTACCTTGGGGCCACGAGGAAGAAATGTAGTTTTGGAAAAAAGTTATGGAGCTCCTTTGATTACCAATGACGGAGTGAGCATTGCAAAGGAAATTGAATTAGAAGATCCTTTTGAAAATATGGGGGCACAACTTCTAAAAGAAGTGGCAATTAAGTCCAATGATGTAGCTGGAGACGGAACTACAACGGCCACGATTTTAGCACAGGCAATTGTAAAAGAGGGATTAAAAATGCTAAGTGCCGGAGCCAATCCGATGTTTTTAAAACGAGGAATTGAAGCGGCCAGCAAAGAAGCGATAAATTGCTTGAAAAAAAGAGCTAAAGGGATTGCCTCCAATTCTGAAATTGCACAAGTGGCATCTATCTCTGCAGGAGATGAAGAAATTGGAAAATTGATTGCAGAGGCGATGCAAAAAGTGGGAGAAACAGGAGTCATTACAGTAGAAGAAGCAAAATCCTTGGAAACCACGTTGGAAGTAGTGGAAGGAATGCAATTTGACAAGGGATATGTGTCTCCTTATATGGTAACGGACGCGGAACGTATGACAGCAGAATTGGAAAATCCATTTATCTTAGTGACGGATAAAAAAATTTCTTCCATGAAAGAAATTTTACCTATTTTAGAGAAAACAGTACAAACTTCAAGACCTGTGTTAATGATCGTGGACGATTTGGAAGGGGAAGCTTTAACAACTTTGGTTATCAATAAATTACGAGGAACTTTAAATGTTGTGGCAGTCAAAGCTCCCGCATTTGGAGATAGAAGAAAAGCTATGTTGCAAGATATTTCCATTTTAACAGGAGCAACTTTAATTTCAGAAGAAACAGGAAAGCGATTGGAAGAAATGGAATTGGAAGATTTGGGAAGAGCGAAAACGGTAAAAGTTACAAAAGACAGCACTGTCATTGTAGATGGAGCCGGAAACTCGGAAGAAATTCAAGTGCGAGTACAACAAGTCAAAACACAAATAGAAGAATCCAATTCGGAATATGATACGGAAAAATTAAAAGAAAGATTAGCGAAGTTATCCGGTGGAGTGGCAGTCATTCGAGTGGGAGCCGCTACTGAAGTGGAAATGAAAGAAAGAAAATTAAGAATCGAGGATGCCTTGAATGCAACTCGAGCTGCGGTAGAGGAAGGAATTGTCAGTGGAGGAGGAAGTATTTTACTTCAACTTGTTTCCGATATGAAAGACTATCAAAGAGAAGGAGAAGAGGGAATGGGAGTTGAAATTGTGAAGAAAGCATTCGAAGCTCCTATGAAACAAATTGCAGAAAATTCAGGAGTAAATGGCGGAGTTGTCATTGAAAAAATCAAAAGTTCTCCGGACGGATACGGTTTTGATGCAAAAACGGAAAGTTATGTGGACATGATGTCTGCCGGAATTATTGATCCGGCAAAGGTAACACGTTCTGCGATTCAAAATGCAGCTTCCATTGCTTCTTTGATCCTAACAACGGAAGTATTGGTAGTCAATAAAAAAGAAGAAAGTGCTGCCGGAAATCCGGTAAATCCTATGATGAACGGAATGATGTAG
- a CDS encoding complement resistance protein TraT, translating to MKNKKWIFVLLTTLLLVFSGCGALNTAVKKRNLDVQTKMSETIWLNPVSTNQKTVFVQIKNTSGKVVNVEEAIKRTLSQKGYYIVEDPNQASYWLQANVLKLDKVDLRESDPFGSGILGAGVGASLGAYNTGSVNTAIGLGLAGALIAGTVDALVSDIAYTMVTDIMISEKTNSKVAVTTNNNLTQGTRGRTKVTTSSESTRNQYQTRVVSVANQVNLKFEEAQPTLEAQLQQVIAGIF from the coding sequence ATGAAAAATAAAAAATGGATATTTGTCTTATTGACAACTTTGTTATTGGTATTTTCAGGTTGTGGAGCTTTGAATACCGCTGTAAAAAAACGAAATCTGGATGTTCAAACAAAAATGTCGGAAACAATTTGGTTAAATCCGGTTTCTACAAATCAAAAAACAGTTTTTGTACAAATTAAGAATACTTCCGGAAAAGTAGTGAATGTGGAAGAAGCTATTAAAAGAACCCTATCTCAAAAAGGATATTATATTGTAGAAGATCCTAACCAAGCTTCCTATTGGTTACAAGCCAATGTGTTAAAATTGGATAAGGTGGATTTACGAGAATCGGATCCTTTTGGAAGCGGAATCTTAGGAGCCGGTGTAGGAGCCAGCTTAGGGGCGTATAATACAGGCTCAGTGAACACAGCCATTGGATTGGGATTGGCAGGAGCATTGATTGCGGGAACTGTAGATGCTTTGGTATCTGATATCGCCTACACTATGGTTACGGATATTATGATTAGTGAAAAAACAAATTCAAAAGTTGCTGTTACTACAAACAATAATTTAACACAGGGAACAAGAGGAAGAACAAAGGTAACAACAAGCTCTGAATCTACTAGAAACCAATATCAAACTCGAGTTGTCAGTGTGGCGAATCAAGTAAATTTAAAATTTGAAGAAGCACAACCTACCTTAGAAGCACAATTGCAACAAGTGATTGCAGGAATTTTCTAA